A region from the Mercenaria mercenaria strain notata chromosome 7, MADL_Memer_1, whole genome shotgun sequence genome encodes:
- the LOC123555672 gene encoding uncharacterized protein LOC123555672 isoform X2 translates to MSAHCVYHFLCLSIFFALFAVTISTKLSLDDVVERLIEVETKLKESEREIGILQETTLLQKEVIENQEIRIQSLETELAGHRDIISAGREKAADTTQEIKDLHDKPRIVFPKRTPQETKLKHQRESSKNRIRPLRHVDRVGVAFTAYLDHDGEYGTQQVIKFNKVITNEGNGYNQYTGVFTCPQAGMYMFTFFIGERSNTDGIKQMWADLVVNGNFKLTAIAETKHATEDAQGGNSAVLRLQQGDSVWIESKGANHIEGDARSTSFTGLYLYQ, encoded by the exons ATGTCTGCACACTGCGTATATCACTTCTTATGTCTCTCCATATTTTTCGCTTTGTTCGCTGTAACAATTTCTACAAAGCTAAGTCTAGACGATGTTGTCGAGCGTTTAATAGAAGTTGAGACCAAGCTGAA AGAGAGTGAAAGGGAAATCGGTATTCTTCAAGAAACAACACTGCTCCAGAAAGAGGTCATAGAAAATCAAGAAATTAGAATACAGTCCCTCGAAACAGAACTCGCAGGTCACAGGGACATTATAAGCGCTGGTCGAGAAAAGGCTGCCGATACCACACAAGAAATTAAAGATCTACACGATAAGCCACGGATTGTATTCCCAAAACGGACCCCACAGGAAACAAAGCTGAAGCACCAGAGAGAAAGTTCGAAAAATAGGATAAGGCCGTTGAGACACG TTGATAGAGTAGGAGTTGCATTCACGGCATACTTGGACCATGATGGCGAATATGGAACACAACAAGTTATCAAGTTTAACAAA GTAATCACCAACGAAGGAAATGGTTACAATCAATATACTGGTGTGTTCACATGCCCGCAGGCAGGAATGTACATGTTTACATTCTTCATTGGAGAAAGGAGTAATACTGACGGCATAAAACAGATGTGGGCAGATCTTGTTGTAAACGGCAATTTCAAGCTGACCGCTATCGCTGAAACCAAGCACGCCACAGAAGATGCACAAGGTGGCAACTCCGCTGTTTTAAGATTACAGCAAGGCGATTCCGTTTGGATAGAGAGCAAAGGTGCAAATCATATTGAAGGCGATGCACGTTCGACTTCTTTTACTGGCTTGTATTTATACCAATGA
- the LOC123555672 gene encoding uncharacterized protein LOC123555672 isoform X1 has protein sequence MSAHCVYHFLCLSIFFALFAVTISTKLSLDDVVERLIEVETKLKESEREIGILQETTLLQKEVIENQEIRIQSLETELAGHRDIISAGREKAADTTQEIKDLHDKPRIVFPKRTPQETKLKHQRESSKNRIRPLRHVDRVGVAFTAYLDHDGEYGTQQVIKFNKVITNEGNGYNQYTGVFTCPHAGMYMFTFFIGERSDTEGIKQMLADLVVNETVKMSAVAETKHATEDAQGGNTVILRLQQGDSVYIYSDGENHHVEGNVRLTSFTGLYLYP, from the exons ATGTCTGCACACTGCGTATATCACTTCTTATGTCTCTCCATATTTTTCGCTTTGTTCGCTGTAACAATTTCTACAAAGCTAAGTCTAGACGATGTTGTCGAGCGTTTAATAGAAGTTGAGACCAAGCTGAA AGAGAGTGAAAGGGAAATCGGTATTCTTCAAGAAACAACACTGCTCCAGAAAGAGGTCATAGAAAATCAAGAAATTAGAATACAGTCCCTCGAAACAGAACTCGCAGGTCACAGGGACATTATAAGCGCTGGTCGAGAAAAGGCTGCCGATACCACACAAGAAATTAAAGATCTACACGATAAGCCACGGATTGTATTCCCAAAACGGACCCCACAGGAAACAAAGCTGAAGCACCAGAGAGAAAGTTCGAAAAATAGGATAAGGCCGTTGAGACACG TTGATAGAGTAGGAGTTGCATTCACGGCATACTTGGACCATGATGGCGAATATGGAACACAACAAGTTATCAAGTTTAACAAA GTAATCACCAACGAAGGAAACGGTTACAATCAATATACTGGTGTGTTCACATGCCCGCACGCAGGAATGTACATGTTTACATTCTTCATTGGAGAAAGGAGTGATACAGAAGGCATAAAACAGATGTTGGCAGATCTTGTTGTAAACGAGACTGTCAAGATGTCAGCTGTCGCTGAAACGAAGCACGCCACAGAAGATGCACAAGGTGGCAACACAGTAATTTTAAGACTACAACAAGGAGATTCCGTTTACATTTACAGTGATGGGGAAAATCATCATGTCGAAGGCAATGTACGTCTGACGTCTTTTACTGGCTTGTATTTGTACCCATGA
- the LOC128558764 gene encoding uncharacterized protein LOC128558764, whose protein sequence is MSHPLANRITNMVVDEAHCILLWGASEFRPAYKKLGMLRAVVPNVKVLALTATATLKGQEEIISSLHMHDTKVISASPDRTNVFLEVKKRPPSSGGEYSAEESVFSCVDPLFKGLTQEETTFPKTVIYTQLKWCGILHNRAKYNFGTQYVKQYHSPQSQAMKTAIVEEMAVTDKQASSIRILVATEAYGMGMDVSDIRIIVHVGPLSTLESEGSGTLSLSLFLRRRFKKLGYSNFRFVTSCISAYRAVWREQSGTRLPQYMQTTKTNNYIRAIPSLPYYPTVYTNFL, encoded by the exons ATGTCACACCCATTGGCAAATAGa ATAACAAACATGGTTGTGGATGAAGCCCACTGTATCCTGTTATGGGGTGCATCAGAATTCAGACCGGCATATAAAAAGCTTGGGATGCTGAGAGCTGTTGTGCCCAATGTAAAAGTTTTGGCGCTGACTGCAACAGCAACATTAAAAGGCCAAGAGGAAATAATTTCCAGTCTACATATGCATGACACAAAGGTTATTTCAGCGTCACCAGACAG AACAAATGTATTCCTCGAGGTGAAAAAGAGACCCCCTTCAAGTGGCGGTGAATACAGTGCAGAGGAGTCTGTATTCTCCTGTGTAGATCCACTGTTCAAAGGTCTAACACAAGAGGAAACAACCTTTCCAAAAACAGTTATCTATACACAGCTTAAATGGTGTGGAATATTGCACAACCGTGCTAAATACAATTTTGGGACACAGTATGTTAAGCAGTACCATTCTCCACAATCACAGGCT ATGAAAACAGCTATTGTGGAAGAGATGGCAGTTACTGATAAACAAGCAAGTTCCATACGAATCTTAGTTGCCACAGAAGCCTACGGAATGGGGATGGATGTTTCAGACATAAGGATTATTGTACATGTTGGACCCCTATCAACTCTGGAAT cgGAAGGCTCAGGAACGCTGTCTCTATCCCTGTTTCTACGAAGGCGCTTTAAAAAATTGGGATACAGCAACTTCCGTTTCGTAACTTCCTGTATTAGCGCATACCGGGCTGTTTGGAGAGAACAGTCGGGTACCAGGCtacctcagtatatgcagacaacaaagacgaataactatatacgagCGATACCGTCTCTCCCCTATTACCCGACTGTTTATACAAATTTTCTCTGA